The following are encoded in a window of Polynucleobacter sp. VK25 genomic DNA:
- a CDS encoding cell division protein ZipA C-terminal FtsZ-binding domain-containing protein has translation MYVEQIMTMLGLSDLQLALAVIGLLILITVAILNIKYARARRKAKEQREYALDDRFAREPSFGQGFADGDTSSRIEPSFSDALTTISAPEKFAIDPRIDCVITLRFDESISGVEILDEINAWNDLEAQSTARWMCEGLNADIDAAEDWEELNPEGSYSELQLAIQLASRKGPIGVLELSDFCSRAQALAETLGSQIDMPSVSTMLESAKELDVMAAESDIQLSINVLFDEPCPWGNFDALMRQRGFKLSRNGRQYEYLSKGITLFNSNDLDPNRSVTQVTLLLEVPLVLQEERAFERMLSEGVEIAQAAHGRLVDDNGINLSEAAVISIRQHLDVLYANLEKSGVSAGSSTASRLFS, from the coding sequence GTGTACGTAGAACAAATCATGACGATGTTGGGTTTGTCTGATTTGCAATTGGCTTTAGCCGTTATTGGTTTATTGATTCTGATAACGGTAGCCATCCTAAATATTAAGTACGCTCGTGCTCGTCGTAAGGCAAAAGAGCAACGCGAATATGCCTTGGATGATCGTTTTGCGCGTGAGCCCAGCTTTGGTCAGGGCTTTGCTGATGGCGATACATCATCTCGTATCGAACCCAGTTTTAGCGATGCGCTCACCACGATCTCAGCTCCAGAAAAGTTTGCCATTGATCCACGGATTGATTGCGTCATCACATTACGTTTTGATGAAAGCATTAGCGGCGTAGAAATTTTGGATGAAATTAACGCCTGGAACGATCTAGAGGCACAGTCGACTGCTCGCTGGATGTGCGAGGGATTAAATGCTGACATTGATGCTGCTGAGGACTGGGAAGAATTAAATCCTGAGGGTTCCTATTCAGAGTTGCAATTGGCAATTCAGTTGGCTAGTCGCAAAGGACCTATTGGTGTTTTGGAGTTGTCTGACTTTTGCTCTCGCGCTCAAGCGCTGGCTGAGACCTTAGGGTCACAAATTGACATGCCAAGCGTTAGCACAATGCTGGAAAGCGCTAAAGAATTAGATGTAATGGCTGCTGAGAGTGATATTCAATTGAGTATCAATGTTCTATTTGATGAGCCTTGTCCTTGGGGTAACTTCGACGCTCTGATGCGTCAACGTGGTTTCAAGTTATCACGTAACGGACGTCAATATGAATATCTCAGTAAAGGCATAACGCTTTTCAATAGCAATGATTTGGATCCCAATCGTTCCGTTACCCAAGTTACTTTGCTCTTAGAGGTTCCTTTGGTTCTGCAAGAAGAGCGTGCATTTGAAAGAATGTTATCTGAAGGTGTTGAAATCGCACAAGCTGCCCATGGTCGCTTGGTAGATGACAATGGCATCAATTTGAGTGAGGCTGCGGTCATCAGCATTCGTCAGCACCTCGATGTTCTCTATGCCAATCTTGAGAAATCTGGTGTTTCTGCTGGATCTTCTACAGCTAGCAGACTATTTAGCTAG
- the ligA gene encoding NAD-dependent DNA ligase LigA, giving the protein MSSSSPTNLAERYAFLQAELARLEHAYYVLDNPLLPDIEYDRLYRELLEIEAAHPEWVTPESLSQRVGGAALKEFDSVTHAVPMLSLNNAFEDAELIAFDRRCRETLHTDRVTYAGELKFDGLAISLRYENGSLVTAATRGDGASGEDVTANIKTIRAIPLKLTGKNIPKVLEVRGEVFMYLKDFEKMNRQAAELGEKEFANPRNAAAGSLRQLDSKITAKRPLSFFAYGLGALEPQSWLPKTHEELLNAYAELGLPVCSERKVLHSVEEILAFYNEIGAKRDALPYDIDGVVYKVNSFAEQAKLGFVSRAPRFALAHKYPAQEALTTVLGIDVQVGRTGAITPVARLAPVEVGGVTVTNATLHNEDEVKRKDVRIGDTVSVRRAGDVIPEVVSVIKDRRPADAAEFLMPTNCPVCDSHIERLADEAVARCSGGLFCGAQRKQALIHFAHRRALDIEGLGEKIVDQLVDHNLVRTPADLYRLGFTALANLERMGEKSADNLIQAINQSRSTTLARFIFALGIRHVGETTAKDLANHYQSMHALMDANIEDLLTVKDVGPVVADSITSFMQEAHNREVIEQLLASGMQLSVEEKVISAAVAGKTFVLTGTFPTLTRDQAKDLLEKAGAKVAGSVSKKTDYVVAGTDAGSKLTKAEELGVPVIDEVEMLDLLNEKLA; this is encoded by the coding sequence TTGTCGTCCTCTAGTCCGACAAATTTAGCGGAGCGTTACGCATTCTTACAGGCGGAGCTTGCTCGCTTAGAGCATGCTTACTACGTTCTGGATAATCCACTACTCCCAGATATTGAATACGATCGCCTCTATAGAGAATTGCTCGAGATTGAAGCCGCTCATCCAGAATGGGTTACCCCAGAGTCTTTGTCCCAGCGCGTGGGTGGAGCAGCGCTAAAGGAGTTTGATTCAGTTACTCATGCTGTGCCGATGCTATCTTTAAACAACGCATTTGAAGATGCCGAGCTGATTGCTTTTGATCGTCGCTGTCGTGAGACTTTGCATACAGATCGCGTGACCTATGCAGGTGAACTCAAGTTTGATGGTCTAGCAATCTCCCTGCGTTATGAAAATGGCTCACTGGTAACTGCGGCAACGCGTGGTGATGGCGCCAGTGGTGAGGATGTTACTGCCAATATCAAAACGATTCGCGCTATTCCTCTCAAACTCACTGGCAAAAATATTCCAAAGGTTCTAGAAGTGCGCGGTGAGGTCTTTATGTACCTCAAAGACTTCGAGAAAATGAATCGACAAGCGGCAGAATTGGGCGAGAAAGAATTTGCTAACCCCCGCAATGCTGCAGCAGGCAGTTTGCGTCAGTTAGATTCTAAGATCACGGCAAAAAGACCACTATCTTTCTTTGCTTATGGCTTGGGCGCCCTAGAGCCTCAGTCATGGCTACCTAAAACCCATGAAGAATTACTCAATGCTTATGCTGAGCTAGGCTTACCGGTTTGCTCTGAGCGTAAGGTTTTGCATTCGGTGGAAGAGATCTTGGCCTTCTATAACGAGATAGGCGCAAAAAGAGATGCATTGCCGTATGACATTGATGGTGTGGTCTATAAGGTGAACTCATTTGCTGAGCAAGCAAAGTTAGGCTTTGTTTCAAGGGCTCCTAGATTTGCGCTTGCGCATAAGTATCCAGCCCAAGAAGCGCTCACAACCGTATTGGGCATTGATGTGCAAGTAGGGCGCACAGGCGCGATTACACCGGTAGCAAGACTTGCTCCCGTGGAAGTTGGTGGCGTTACCGTTACTAATGCCACGCTACACAATGAAGATGAAGTTAAACGCAAGGACGTACGTATTGGCGATACCGTTTCAGTGCGAAGAGCAGGTGATGTGATTCCTGAAGTGGTTTCAGTGATTAAGGATCGACGCCCAGCCGATGCAGCAGAATTTTTAATGCCCACTAATTGCCCGGTATGTGATTCACATATTGAGCGTTTGGCAGATGAGGCGGTAGCGCGTTGTAGTGGCGGACTTTTCTGCGGTGCGCAGCGCAAGCAGGCCTTAATTCACTTTGCCCATAGAAGAGCGTTAGATATTGAAGGTCTAGGTGAGAAGATCGTTGATCAATTGGTGGATCATAATCTCGTTAGAACCCCTGCCGATCTCTACAGGCTAGGCTTCACAGCACTAGCCAATTTAGAGCGTATGGGTGAGAAGTCTGCCGACAACCTTATTCAGGCGATTAACCAATCCAGAAGCACCACCTTAGCCAGATTTATATTTGCTTTAGGCATTCGTCACGTAGGTGAGACCACGGCCAAGGATTTGGCCAATCATTATCAATCGATGCATGCTCTCATGGATGCAAATATCGAAGATCTTCTCACGGTAAAGGATGTTGGCCCCGTGGTTGCGGATTCCATCACCAGCTTTATGCAAGAAGCACATAACCGAGAAGTGATTGAGCAACTATTAGCTTCTGGAATGCAGCTCTCTGTAGAAGAAAAAGTCATTAGCGCTGCCGTTGCAGGAAAAACATTTGTACTCACAGGCACATTCCCGACCCTTACAAGAGATCAAGCAAAGGATCTTCTAGAAAAGGCGGGTGCAAAGGTGGCTGGGTCAGTCTCCAAGAAAACCGATTACGTAGTTGCTGGCACTGACGCTGGTAGCAAACTTACCAAAGCTGAAGAATTAGGTGTGCCGGTGATTGATGAGGTAGAGATGCTGGATTTATTGAATGAAAAGTTGGCATAG